A DNA window from Nitratidesulfovibrio sp. SRB-5 contains the following coding sequences:
- a CDS encoding M48 family metallopeptidase yields the protein MQSFVNTSDMNRDAARNPHGAARGVIRMAALALCVLLLGLAGCAKAPYTGRSQLIMYSEADETKMGLAAMQQVLKKEREVTGTPESARVERVGRRIAAVAERPQYRWEFHTIEKDAVNAFCLPGGKVAVYTGLLNLADTDAELAAVVGHEVAHALARHSNEKMSRARMVQVGQLAAMVGVAAASGSSQAAQAVGDGYAGAMNMAVMLPNSREMEYEADHIGLLLMAKAGYDPHAAIEFWQKMLKQAGGKGKSDFMSTHPTEAKRIDALRAMLPEAMRYYRPRDDGGSGGSSGGSAGGNAGGKGAGAAGSAGAGDTAPAGK from the coding sequence ATGCAATCGTTCGTCAATACCAGCGATATGAACAGGGATGCGGCCCGGAACCCGCACGGCGCCGCGCGCGGCGTCATCCGCATGGCGGCCCTTGCGCTGTGCGTGCTGCTGCTGGGCCTGGCCGGGTGCGCCAAGGCCCCCTATACCGGGCGCAGCCAGCTGATCATGTACTCCGAGGCGGATGAGACCAAGATGGGCCTGGCCGCCATGCAGCAGGTGCTGAAGAAGGAGAGGGAGGTCACCGGCACGCCGGAATCCGCCCGCGTGGAGCGGGTGGGCCGACGCATTGCCGCCGTGGCCGAACGCCCCCAGTACCGCTGGGAATTCCACACCATAGAAAAGGACGCGGTCAACGCCTTCTGCCTGCCCGGCGGCAAGGTGGCCGTGTACACCGGCCTGCTGAACCTTGCCGATACCGACGCCGAGCTTGCCGCCGTGGTGGGGCACGAGGTGGCCCACGCCCTGGCCCGGCACAGCAACGAGAAGATGAGCCGGGCGCGCATGGTGCAGGTGGGCCAACTGGCCGCCATGGTGGGCGTGGCCGCGGCCAGCGGCTCGTCGCAGGCGGCCCAGGCCGTGGGCGACGGCTACGCCGGGGCCATGAACATGGCCGTCATGCTGCCCAACAGCCGCGAAATGGAATACGAGGCCGACCACATCGGACTGCTGCTCATGGCCAAGGCCGGGTACGACCCGCACGCGGCCATCGAATTCTGGCAGAAGATGCTCAAACAGGCGGGCGGCAAGGGCAAGTCGGACTTCATGTCCACCCACCCCACCGAGGCCAAGCGTATCGACGCGCTGCGGGCCATGCTGCCCGAGGCCATGCGCTACTACCGCCCGCGCGACGACGGCGGTTCCGGCGGCAGTTCCGGGGGAAGCGCCGGGGGCAATGCGGGCGGCAAGGGTGCCGGTGCCGCCGGTTCCGCCGGTGCCGGTGATACGGCCCCTGCCGGAAAGTAG
- a CDS encoding heavy metal translocating P-type ATPase, protein MTAFRIEEMDCANEVTVLRHALTPLVGNPDRLEFDVLSRRMRVDMDGLDLRPDDVVAAVARTGMRAAPEAAGRPGVVLGPLPSASHACTDGCCQPHPAHPAHPAHPAHQAGPVGQAGHDHGGHGHDGCCGSAHAPVHAPASASAHAHAMAPRPAQIPALAGCSCCGGACDVPVPGDAPSGLLSLLPTGLTALWQRQSSLLLCILSGVALVAGIGVEWARTGSLLEVFAESGVPHAATLVLWLAAAMAGAWRVLPRAVHAVRSLRPDMNLLMVTAVIGAAAIGQFFEGASVAFLFAVANQLESWSVDRARSAIAALLDISPSRALLLSLPGDVGGGLPGTPVETAVENVPVGSRILIRAGDRVPLDGTVAAGSSDIDQSPITGESMPVPKRAGEPVYAGTINGGGVLEVLTTRAASDTTLARILHMVEAAQSRRARAVQWVDRFAAVYTPAMLAVAALVAVVPPLFFGGAWSAWVYEALVVLVIACPCALVISTPVSIVAGLTSAARNGVLVKGGSFLELPASLTAVAFDKTGTLTLGRPRVARVLPVDGHPQVRDAASALRIAAALEGPSSHPLARAIVQHARQVPGAGLDDGATASEHRTLPGLGAEGVVDGARWRIGNRRFFAQDGPSHGPSGGAESIGTDDADAGSSVLLWNDAGLAAVMELEDDLRPDARAVLDDLRAAGLHRMVMLTGDNAATAARVAAACGVTDIRADLLPADKTAAVAALVAEGERVAMVGDGVNDAPALATAHLGIAMGGIGSDAAIETADITLMSDDLGKLPWLVRHSRRTLGVIRQNIGFALGLKALFLGLAVFQVASLWMAIVADIGGSFLVIMNGLRLLRPKA, encoded by the coding sequence ATGACCGCCTTTCGCATCGAGGAAATGGACTGCGCCAACGAAGTGACCGTCCTGCGGCACGCGCTGACCCCGCTGGTGGGCAACCCCGACCGGCTGGAATTCGACGTGCTGTCCCGCCGCATGCGCGTGGACATGGACGGACTGGACCTGCGCCCCGACGACGTGGTGGCCGCCGTGGCCCGCACCGGCATGCGCGCCGCGCCCGAAGCGGCAGGCAGGCCCGGCGTGGTGCTGGGCCCGCTGCCGTCGGCCAGCCACGCCTGCACGGACGGATGTTGCCAGCCCCATCCGGCCCATCCGGCCCATCCGGCCCATCCGGCCCATCAGGCAGGCCCCGTTGGCCAGGCAGGGCATGACCATGGCGGCCATGGTCATGACGGCTGCTGCGGTTCCGCTCATGCCCCTGTTCATGCCCCTGCGTCTGCCTCCGCGCATGCGCATGCCATGGCCCCCCGTCCCGCGCAGATTCCGGCCCTGGCCGGGTGCTCGTGCTGCGGCGGCGCGTGCGATGTTCCCGTCCCCGGCGACGCGCCTTCCGGCCTGCTGTCCCTGTTGCCGACCGGCCTGACCGCGTTGTGGCAACGCCAGTCCTCGCTGCTGCTGTGCATCCTGAGCGGCGTGGCCCTTGTGGCGGGCATTGGCGTGGAATGGGCGCGCACCGGTTCCCTGCTGGAAGTGTTCGCGGAATCGGGCGTGCCCCATGCGGCCACGCTGGTCCTGTGGCTGGCGGCGGCGATGGCGGGCGCCTGGCGGGTGTTGCCGCGCGCGGTGCATGCCGTGCGCAGCCTGCGCCCCGACATGAACCTGCTGATGGTCACGGCGGTCATCGGCGCGGCGGCCATCGGCCAGTTCTTCGAGGGCGCCTCTGTGGCGTTCCTGTTCGCCGTGGCCAACCAGCTGGAATCGTGGAGCGTGGACCGGGCGCGCTCGGCCATTGCCGCGCTACTGGACATTTCGCCCTCGCGGGCCTTGCTGCTGTCGCTTCCGGGTGATGTTGGGGGTGGTCTTCCCGGCACCCCCGTGGAGACCGCCGTGGAAAACGTGCCCGTGGGTTCGCGCATTCTCATCCGCGCGGGTGACCGCGTGCCCCTGGACGGCACGGTGGCGGCGGGCAGCTCGGACATCGACCAGTCGCCCATCACCGGCGAATCCATGCCCGTGCCCAAGCGGGCGGGCGAGCCGGTCTACGCGGGCACCATCAACGGCGGCGGCGTGCTGGAGGTGCTGACCACCCGCGCCGCGTCGGACACCACCCTCGCGCGCATCCTGCACATGGTGGAGGCGGCCCAGTCGCGCCGCGCCCGCGCCGTGCAGTGGGTGGACCGCTTCGCCGCCGTGTACACCCCGGCCATGCTGGCCGTGGCCGCGCTGGTGGCCGTGGTGCCGCCGCTGTTCTTCGGCGGGGCATGGTCGGCCTGGGTGTACGAGGCGCTGGTGGTGCTGGTCATCGCCTGCCCGTGCGCGCTGGTCATTTCCACGCCCGTGTCCATCGTGGCCGGGCTGACCAGCGCGGCCCGCAACGGCGTGCTGGTCAAGGGCGGCTCGTTTCTCGAACTGCCCGCCAGCCTCACCGCCGTGGCCTTCGACAAGACCGGCACCCTGACCCTGGGCCGCCCCCGCGTGGCCCGCGTGCTGCCCGTGGACGGCCACCCGCAGGTGCGGGACGCGGCATCCGCATTGCGCATTGCCGCCGCGCTGGAAGGGCCCAGCAGCCACCCCCTGGCCCGCGCCATCGTGCAGCATGCCCGGCAGGTGCCGGGGGCCGGGCTGGATGATGGCGCCACGGCCAGCGAGCATCGCACCCTGCCCGGTCTGGGGGCCGAGGGCGTGGTGGACGGCGCGCGCTGGCGCATCGGCAACCGCCGCTTCTTCGCACAGGACGGGCCGTCGCACGGGCCGTCCGGCGGCGCGGAGAGCATCGGCACGGACGACGCCGACGCCGGGTCTTCCGTGCTGCTGTGGAACGATGCGGGCCTTGCCGCCGTCATGGAACTGGAAGACGACCTGCGCCCCGACGCCCGCGCCGTGCTGGACGATCTGCGCGCCGCCGGGCTGCACCGGATGGTCATGCTGACCGGCGACAACGCCGCCACCGCCGCCCGCGTGGCCGCCGCCTGCGGCGTGACCGACATCCGGGCCGACCTTCTGCCCGCCGACAAGACCGCCGCCGTGGCCGCGCTGGTGGCCGAAGGCGAACGGGTGGCCATGGTGGGCGACGGCGTCAACGACGCGCCCGCGCTGGCCACCGCGCACCTTGGCATCGCCATGGGCGGTATCGGCAGCGACGCGGCCATCGAAACCGCCGACATCACCCTGATGTCCGACGACCTCGGCAAGCTGCCGTGGCTGGTGCGCCATTCGCGCCGCACGCTGGGCGTCATCCGGCAGAACATCGGCTTTGCCCTGGGGCTTAAGGCGCTGTTTCTGGGGCTTGCCGTGTTTCAGGTGGCCAGCCTGTGGATGGCCATCGTGGCCGACATCGGCGGCTCGTTCCTGGTGATCATGAACGGCCTGCGCCTGCTGCGCCCCAAGGCGTAG
- the ybaK gene encoding Cys-tRNA(Pro) deacylase: MTPAIDRAKKARIAYTIHEYTHDPAAESYGREAADKLGVDPARVFKTLVVAAGDGLVVAVVPVLHQLDLKQLARVVGAKKAAMADVAVAERVTGYVVGGVSPLGQKKRLPTVIDASAQEYPTIYVSAGRRGVEIELSPSDLAALTGAAFADVAA; the protein is encoded by the coding sequence ATGACCCCGGCCATCGACCGCGCCAAGAAGGCCAGAATCGCCTACACCATTCACGAATACACCCACGACCCGGCGGCGGAATCCTATGGCCGCGAGGCGGCGGACAAGCTGGGCGTGGACCCGGCCCGGGTGTTCAAGACCCTGGTGGTGGCCGCAGGCGACGGGCTGGTGGTGGCCGTGGTGCCCGTGCTGCACCAGCTGGACCTGAAGCAGCTGGCCCGCGTGGTGGGCGCCAAGAAGGCCGCCATGGCCGACGTGGCCGTGGCCGAGCGCGTGACCGGCTACGTGGTGGGCGGGGTAAGCCCGCTGGGCCAGAAGAAGCGCCTGCCCACGGTCATCGACGCTTCTGCGCAGGAATACCCCACCATCTACGTCAGCGCGGGCCGCCGGGGCGTGGAGATAGAACTCTCCCCGTCCGATCTGGCAGCCCTTACCGGGGCCGCCTTCGCCGACGTGGCGGCCTGA
- a CDS encoding DUF2318 domain-containing protein has protein sequence MKLFRLILPATLMVLALSTAAHAFFGFGGKYETVQPQGETIRIKAADITPTAKFYAIKDGGTEIRFFVVKGPDGTPRAALDACDVCWREGKGYRQEGANMVCENCGMVFNTARINEVRGGCNPHPLERTMDGGDLLLRVAELKAGAKYFATARK, from the coding sequence ATGAAGCTTTTCCGTCTGATCCTTCCGGCCACCCTCATGGTGCTGGCCCTTTCCACCGCCGCCCACGCCTTTTTCGGGTTCGGCGGCAAGTACGAAACCGTGCAGCCGCAAGGCGAGACCATCCGCATCAAGGCCGCCGACATCACCCCCACGGCGAAGTTCTACGCCATCAAGGATGGCGGCACCGAAATCCGCTTCTTTGTGGTGAAGGGGCCGGACGGCACCCCCCGCGCCGCGCTGGACGCATGCGACGTGTGCTGGCGCGAGGGCAAGGGCTACCGTCAGGAAGGGGCCAACATGGTGTGCGAGAACTGCGGCATGGTCTTCAATACCGCGCGCATCAACGAGGTGCGCGGCGGCTGCAACCCGCACCCGCTGGAACGCACCATGGACGGCGGCGACCTGCTGCTGCGCGTGGCGGAATTGAAGGCCGGGGCCAAGTACTTCGCCACCGCCAGAAAGTAA
- a CDS encoding ABC transporter permease, which produces MNILTIPLRCARKKWLRTLSLFCIFTLGVASIVALREVSAVVGESLERKLTSFGANIMVSPARETLTVSYGGLPLGDLLLDEGHLAHAETVRRIRSIEFSANIAGVAPKLVTMARIGSPAGAATPVAPLPVAVVGVDWPEELSLKGYWAIDGATPKTPEGVLAGHAVAARLGLAPGSVVDVNGHAVTVTGVIGSTGSDDDNVLLADIGFVQRAFNLPDKASFVEVAALCAGCPIDDIVAQLRAALPGQDIKALRHVVEQRMYSVHFAQQLALVVSLVILLTACAMVVMSMLSAVNERRREIGILRSVGFSRSGVFTVFASEALLVGVAAGLAGYLAGHGLALKVLALLHMADVAPPPFSLGALALTTGGIAAVSVLAAAFPAWKASRVEPAAALVSL; this is translated from the coding sequence ATGAACATCCTGACCATTCCGTTGCGCTGCGCCCGCAAGAAGTGGCTGCGCACCCTCTCGCTGTTCTGCATCTTCACCCTCGGTGTGGCCTCCATCGTGGCCCTGCGCGAGGTGTCCGCCGTGGTGGGCGAAAGCCTGGAGCGCAAGCTGACCAGTTTTGGCGCCAACATCATGGTTTCCCCCGCGCGAGAGACGCTGACCGTCAGCTACGGCGGCCTGCCCCTGGGTGACCTGTTGCTGGACGAGGGGCATCTTGCCCATGCCGAGACGGTCCGGCGCATCCGGTCCATCGAATTCAGCGCCAACATCGCAGGCGTGGCCCCCAAGCTGGTGACCATGGCCCGCATCGGCTCGCCCGCAGGGGCGGCCACGCCCGTGGCGCCGTTGCCGGTCGCGGTTGTTGGCGTTGACTGGCCGGAGGAACTTTCGCTGAAGGGCTACTGGGCCATCGACGGCGCCACCCCCAAGACTCCGGAAGGAGTGTTGGCGGGCCACGCCGTGGCCGCGCGGCTGGGCCTTGCGCCGGGCAGCGTGGTGGACGTCAACGGCCACGCGGTGACCGTCACCGGGGTCATCGGGTCCACCGGCAGCGACGACGACAACGTGCTGCTGGCGGACATCGGCTTCGTGCAGCGGGCCTTCAACCTGCCGGACAAGGCCAGCTTCGTGGAAGTGGCGGCCCTGTGCGCGGGCTGTCCCATTGATGACATAGTCGCCCAACTGCGCGCCGCGCTGCCGGGGCAGGACATCAAGGCCCTGCGCCACGTGGTGGAGCAGCGCATGTACTCCGTGCACTTCGCCCAGCAGCTGGCGCTGGTGGTCAGCCTGGTCATCCTGCTGACGGCCTGCGCCATGGTGGTCATGTCCATGCTGTCCGCCGTCAACGAGCGGCGGCGCGAGATCGGCATCCTGCGGTCGGTGGGCTTTTCGCGCTCCGGCGTGTTCACCGTGTTCGCGTCCGAGGCGTTGCTGGTGGGCGTGGCTGCCGGGCTTGCGGGGTATCTGGCCGGGCACGGCCTGGCCCTGAAGGTGCTGGCGCTGCTGCATATGGCCGACGTGGCCCCGCCCCCGTTCAGTCTTGGCGCCCTGGCCCTGACGACGGGCGGCATCGCCGCCGTGTCCGTGCTGGCGGCGGCCTTCCCGGCGTGGAAGGCGTCGCGCGTGGAGCCTGCCGCCGCGCTGGTTTCCCTGTAG
- a CDS encoding ABC transporter ATP-binding protein → MTTDHTGSAPAIIEARDLCKSYPATDGGAPAPVLRGVSLRVSPGEFVAVAGRSGSGKSTLLNVLASLTLPDTGTVLFDGQDITRVSEARRNRLRHSDFAVIFQAHHLMPYLTALENVLLPFMNGLAPVPAAMAEKGRSVLDRVGLSGKAGSLPGALSGGEQQRVAIARALVRDARVLFADEPTGSLDTATGEAIMELLAELGRDGLTTVMVTHNPDYARRAHRTLIMRDGLMVDGLA, encoded by the coding sequence ATGACCACAGACCATACCGGCAGCGCCCCGGCCATCATCGAGGCGCGCGACCTTTGCAAAAGCTACCCGGCCACCGACGGCGGCGCGCCCGCGCCTGTGCTGCGCGGCGTTTCGCTGCGCGTGTCCCCCGGCGAATTCGTGGCCGTGGCGGGCCGTTCCGGCTCGGGCAAGTCCACGCTGCTCAACGTGCTGGCCTCGCTGACCCTGCCCGATACGGGTACGGTGCTGTTCGACGGGCAGGACATCACCCGCGTGTCCGAGGCCCGGCGCAACCGCCTGCGCCACAGCGACTTTGCCGTGATCTTTCAGGCCCACCACCTGATGCCCTACCTGACCGCGCTGGAAAACGTACTGCTGCCGTTCATGAACGGTCTTGCGCCGGTGCCCGCCGCCATGGCCGAAAAGGGCCGCAGCGTGCTGGACCGGGTGGGGCTTTCCGGCAAGGCGGGTTCACTGCCGGGCGCCCTTTCCGGCGGGGAGCAGCAGCGCGTGGCCATTGCCCGCGCACTGGTGCGCGACGCCCGCGTGCTGTTTGCCGACGAACCCACCGGCAGCCTGGATACCGCCACGGGCGAGGCCATCATGGAACTGCTGGCCGAACTTGGCCGCGACGGCCTGACCACGGTGATGGTCACCCACAACCCGGACTATGCCCGCCGCGCCCACCGCACCCTCATCATGCGTGACGGCCTGATGGTGGACGGGCTGGCCTGA
- a CDS encoding SMR family transporter, translating to MSLSALPFLLAVMLAAALDVGANLLLARSHGFTRRGPALGALALVGLAFTCLAYATRGMDLSVAYAMWGGFGILGTSLGGWAMLGQRLTAVAWLGMALLVAGITALHLA from the coding sequence ATGAGCCTGTCCGCACTTCCCTTCCTGCTGGCCGTGATGCTGGCCGCCGCCCTGGACGTGGGGGCCAACCTGCTTCTGGCCCGCTCGCACGGGTTCACCCGGCGCGGCCCGGCGCTGGGGGCGCTGGCGCTGGTGGGTCTGGCATTCACCTGCCTGGCCTACGCCACGCGGGGCATGGACCTGTCCGTTGCCTACGCCATGTGGGGCGGTTTCGGCATCCTGGGCACCTCGCTGGGCGGCTGGGCCATGCTGGGCCAGCGGCTCACCGCCGTCGCGTGGCTGGGCATGGCCCTGCTGGTCGCTGGCATCACCGCGCTGCATCTGGCCTGA
- a CDS encoding DMT family transporter, producing MSNIIPWLFLSCSIVLEVAGTVIMKASQAAWPVPGMAAMYLLLGLSYWCLARAVTRVPVGVAYAVWEGAGLALITLAGSLMGERLTPSRMAALAAIFCGVLMVHHGTRHDAPKPARDGVTDPSGRPAQADREVTP from the coding sequence GTGTCCAACATCATACCCTGGTTGTTCCTGTCCTGTTCCATCGTGCTGGAGGTAGCGGGCACGGTGATCATGAAGGCCTCGCAGGCCGCGTGGCCCGTGCCCGGCATGGCCGCCATGTACCTGCTGCTGGGCCTTTCCTACTGGTGCCTGGCCCGCGCCGTGACCCGCGTGCCGGTGGGCGTGGCCTACGCCGTATGGGAAGGGGCCGGGCTGGCGCTCATAACGCTTGCGGGCTCCCTGATGGGCGAGCGGCTCACGCCGTCCCGCATGGCTGCGCTGGCGGCCATATTCTGCGGCGTCCTGATGGTGCACCACGGCACGCGGCACGATGCACCAAAGCCCGCGCGAGACGGCGTGACGGATCCCTCGGGCCGCCCCGCGCAGGCCGACAGAGAGGTGACGCCATGA
- a CDS encoding 2-oxoacid:acceptor oxidoreductase family protein: MALYQDVIMAGFGGQGVMLIGNLLAYAGMNAGLNVTYIPVYGPEMRGGTANCTVVVSDEDIGSPIIQRPRSLIVMNQPSLDKFQPRLEDGGVLVLNTSLVDASQAEARMRTVCVPANDIADKLGNTKMANMVALGAYVRATGVVDLDVVKKSLVSVISAHYSHLIPKNADALQAGFDHAG; encoded by the coding sequence ATGGCGCTCTATCAGGACGTGATCATGGCCGGTTTCGGCGGCCAGGGCGTGATGCTGATCGGCAACCTGCTGGCCTACGCGGGCATGAACGCCGGGCTGAACGTGACGTACATTCCCGTGTACGGGCCGGAAATGCGCGGTGGCACCGCCAACTGCACGGTGGTGGTGTCGGACGAGGACATCGGTTCGCCCATCATCCAGCGGCCCAGGAGCCTCATCGTCATGAACCAGCCCTCGCTGGACAAGTTCCAGCCCCGGCTGGAAGACGGCGGGGTGCTGGTGCTGAACACCTCGCTGGTGGACGCATCGCAGGCCGAAGCGCGCATGCGCACCGTGTGCGTGCCCGCCAACGACATCGCCGACAAGCTTGGCAACACCAAGATGGCCAACATGGTGGCGCTGGGCGCCTACGTGCGGGCCACCGGCGTGGTGGACCTGGACGTGGTGAAGAAGAGCCTTGTCAGCGTCATTTCCGCCCACTACAGCCATCTCATCCCGAAAAACGCGGATGCGTTGCAGGCGGGCTTCGATCACGCAGGCTAA
- a CDS encoding thiamine pyrophosphate-dependent enzyme — protein sequence MQADERLALADDEQMAFEVPDVLVDRATHYCPGCHHGIAHRLVAEVLEEMGVVDDTICVASIGCSVFIYNYLAVDSVEAPHGRAPAVATGVKRGRMDKIVFTYQGDGDLASIGLAEVMHAANRGERITIVFVNNTVYGMTGGQMAPTTLIGQKTTTCPGGRCRDREGMPIRMAEIIAGLGGVAYSARASLDSVKNIRAAKKAVRKAFDVQQQGLGFGFVELLSGCPTNWRMDAVKANTRIREEMIPYFPLGVYKDVTEGEGVC from the coding sequence ATGCAGGCTGACGAAAGACTGGCGCTCGCCGACGACGAGCAGATGGCCTTCGAGGTTCCCGACGTGCTGGTGGACCGCGCCACCCACTACTGCCCCGGCTGCCACCACGGCATCGCCCACCGCCTGGTGGCCGAAGTGCTGGAGGAAATGGGCGTGGTGGACGACACCATCTGCGTGGCCTCCATCGGCTGTTCGGTGTTCATCTACAACTATCTGGCCGTGGATTCGGTAGAGGCACCGCACGGGCGCGCCCCTGCCGTGGCCACCGGCGTAAAGCGCGGGCGCATGGACAAGATCGTGTTCACCTATCAGGGTGACGGCGACCTGGCGTCCATCGGGCTGGCCGAGGTGATGCACGCCGCCAACCGTGGCGAGCGCATCACCATCGTGTTCGTGAACAACACCGTGTACGGCATGACCGGCGGCCAGATGGCCCCCACCACCCTCATCGGGCAGAAGACCACCACCTGCCCCGGTGGCCGCTGCCGCGACCGCGAGGGCATGCCCATCCGCATGGCAGAGATCATCGCGGGCCTTGGCGGGGTGGCCTATTCCGCCCGCGCCTCGCTGGACAGCGTCAAGAACATCCGCGCCGCCAAGAAGGCCGTGCGCAAGGCCTTCGACGTGCAGCAGCAGGGCCTGGGCTTCGGCTTCGTGGAGCTGCTGTCCGGCTGCCCCACCAACTGGCGCATGGACGCGGTGAAGGCCAATACCCGCATCCGCGAAGAGATGATCCCCTACTTTCCGCTGGGGGTGTACAAGGACGTGACCGAAGGCGAGGGGGTGTGCTGA
- a CDS encoding 3-methyl-2-oxobutanoate dehydrogenase subunit VorB, which produces MPNNTTDTGTPERIFIKGNEAIAHGALAAGCRCYFGYPITPQNDIPEMMSYALPDAGGEFVQAESEVASANMLLGAAAAGIRALTSSSSPGISLMQEAISYMAGSELPGVIVNMNRGGPGLGDIGPSQGDYFQSVKGGGHGDYKLFVLAPATCQECYDMMVQAFDLAFKYRNPVMVLGDAIVGQMKEPVTPWKPAAVPATEAADWRLEGAKGRKPRLLKSLFLEDGALAGQNRHLQAKYAAMQAEAKAESFLTDDAELIVVAYGSIGRIAKSAIRKLRAQGHKVGLVRPQTLFPFPGPLLRGLAEQGKRFLTIEHNCGQMVEDVRLSIRGIVDSAFYGHMPGEMPGSDDFLAPILDAMGGK; this is translated from the coding sequence ATGCCGAACAACACAACCGACACGGGCACGCCGGAACGCATCTTCATCAAGGGTAACGAGGCCATCGCCCACGGCGCGCTGGCCGCGGGGTGCCGCTGCTACTTCGGCTACCCCATCACCCCGCAGAACGACATTCCGGAAATGATGTCCTACGCCCTGCCCGACGCGGGCGGCGAATTCGTGCAGGCGGAAAGCGAGGTGGCCTCGGCCAACATGCTGCTGGGCGCCGCCGCCGCGGGCATCCGCGCGCTGACCTCGTCGTCCAGCCCCGGCATCTCGCTGATGCAGGAAGCCATTTCGTACATGGCGGGCAGCGAACTGCCCGGCGTCATCGTGAACATGAACCGTGGCGGGCCGGGCCTTGGCGACATCGGCCCCTCGCAGGGCGACTACTTCCAGTCGGTGAAGGGCGGCGGCCACGGCGACTACAAGCTGTTTGTGCTGGCCCCGGCCACCTGCCAGGAATGCTACGACATGATGGTGCAGGCCTTCGATCTGGCCTTCAAGTACCGCAACCCGGTCATGGTGCTGGGCGACGCCATCGTAGGCCAGATGAAGGAACCGGTCACCCCGTGGAAGCCCGCCGCCGTGCCCGCCACCGAAGCTGCCGACTGGCGGCTGGAAGGCGCCAAGGGCCGCAAGCCGCGCCTGCTGAAGTCGCTGTTCCTCGAAGACGGCGCGCTGGCCGGGCAGAACCGCCACCTTCAGGCCAAGTACGCCGCCATGCAGGCCGAGGCCAAGGCCGAAAGCTTCCTGACCGACGACGCGGAACTCATCGTGGTGGCCTACGGCTCCATCGGGCGCATCGCAAAGTCCGCCATCCGCAAGTTGCGCGCCCAGGGCCACAAGGTGGGCCTGGTGCGGCCGCAGACCCTGTTCCCCTTCCCCGGCCCGCTGCTGCGCGGCCTGGCGGAACAGGGAAAGCGCTTCCTGACCATCGAGCACAACTGCGGCCAGATGGTGGAAGACGTGCGGCTTTCCATTCGCGGCATCGTGGATTCGGCCTTCTACGGGCACATGCCGGGCGAAATGCCCGGCTCTGACGATTTCCTCGCGCCCATTCTGGACGCCATGGGGGGCAAGTGA
- a CDS encoding 4Fe-4S binding protein gives MSRVVFLDERCKGCLLCTTVCPKGIIVQSSRFNRQGYKVAEVPADAMKDCTGCASCALICPDVAIRVIKSRKAKKAGKE, from the coding sequence ATGTCACGGGTCGTATTTCTGGACGAGCGCTGCAAGGGGTGCCTGCTGTGCACCACGGTGTGCCCCAAGGGCATCATCGTGCAGTCCTCGCGCTTCAACAGGCAGGGCTACAAGGTCGCCGAGGTTCCGGCGGATGCCATGAAGGACTGTACCGGTTGCGCCTCGTGCGCGCTGATCTGTCCGGACGTCGCCATCCGCGTCATCAAGTCGCGCAAGGCCAAGAAGGCCGGGAAGGAGTAG